Proteins from a single region of Streptomyces sp. HUAS 15-9:
- a CDS encoding DUF4396 domain-containing protein, whose product MQHEAHAHADTHPHTHAHHHGPAVATWPVAAQATLHCLTGCAIGEVLGMVVGTALGWGNLPTTILAIVLAFFFGYSLTLRGVLKAGVDFRTAFRVALAADTLSIAVMELIDNGVIVLWPDAMDAQLDDLLFWGSLLISLVVAFVVTTPVNKWTIGRGKGHAVVHRYHH is encoded by the coding sequence ATGCAGCACGAGGCACACGCACACGCGGACACACACCCGCACACCCACGCCCACCACCACGGGCCGGCCGTCGCCACCTGGCCCGTCGCCGCGCAGGCCACCCTGCACTGCCTCACCGGCTGCGCCATCGGCGAGGTGCTGGGCATGGTCGTGGGAACGGCGCTCGGGTGGGGGAATCTGCCGACGACGATCCTGGCGATCGTGCTGGCCTTCTTCTTCGGCTACTCGCTCACCCTGCGCGGGGTGCTGAAGGCGGGCGTCGACTTCCGCACCGCCTTCCGGGTGGCGCTGGCCGCGGACACCCTGTCGATCGCGGTGATGGAGCTGATCGACAACGGCGTGATCGTGCTGTGGCCGGACGCGATGGACGCGCAGCTGGACGACCTGCTGTTCTGGGGCTCACTGCTGATCTCGCTCGTGGTGGCCTTCGTGGTCACGACGCCGGTCAACAAGTGGACGATCGGCAGGGGCAAGGGCCATGCGGTGGTGCATCGGTACCACCACTGA
- a CDS encoding sulfite oxidase-like oxidoreductase — protein sequence MGHPVERESGEAAGSELPPGQRLQRGWPVTHYGPVPKFRPERWEFRVFGATADGEKHCWNHEEFTALPYTTVVADLHCVTKYSMLGAEWGGIPARTILEIAPPATDVTHVMVWAEYGFSSNLRLSDFASDRSIFATHKDGELLTAEHGFPVRLVVPHLYGWKGPKWVRGVEYMTADRRGFWEERGYHNIGDPWKEQRYSYQEEPGDGPEL from the coding sequence ATGGGTCATCCGGTGGAGCGCGAATCTGGAGAAGCGGCAGGGTCCGAGCTTCCGCCGGGGCAGCGACTGCAGCGCGGGTGGCCGGTCACGCACTATGGCCCGGTACCCAAGTTCCGGCCCGAGCGCTGGGAGTTCAGGGTCTTCGGGGCCACCGCCGACGGCGAGAAGCACTGCTGGAACCACGAGGAGTTCACGGCCCTGCCGTACACCACCGTCGTGGCCGATCTGCACTGCGTGACGAAATACAGCATGCTCGGCGCGGAATGGGGCGGCATCCCGGCCCGGACGATCCTGGAGATCGCCCCGCCCGCGACCGACGTCACCCATGTGATGGTCTGGGCGGAGTACGGCTTCAGCTCGAACCTGCGCCTGTCGGACTTCGCCTCCGACCGCTCGATCTTCGCCACCCACAAGGATGGTGAACTCCTCACCGCCGAGCACGGCTTCCCGGTCCGTCTCGTGGTGCCCCACCTCTATGGCTGGAAGGGGCCCAAGTGGGTGCGCGGCGTGGAGTACATGACCGCCGACCGCCGCGGCTTCTGGGAGGAGCGCGGGTACCACAACATCGGCGACCCCTGGAAGGAACAGCGCTACTCCTACCAGGAGGAGCCCGGGGACGGCCCCGAGCTCTGA
- the bfr gene encoding bacterioferritin, translating into MQGDPEIIEFLNEQLTGELTAINQYFLHSKMQENFGWTKLAKYTRHESFDEMKHAEVLTDRILFLEALPNYQRLFHVRVGQTVREMFEADREVEVEAIDRLRRGIKVMREKGDITSANIFEDILADEEHHIDYLDTQLELVEKLGEALYIAQLIEQPES; encoded by the coding sequence ATGCAGGGCGATCCCGAGATCATCGAATTCCTCAACGAGCAGCTCACCGGTGAGCTCACGGCGATCAACCAGTACTTCCTGCACTCGAAGATGCAGGAGAACTTCGGCTGGACGAAGCTCGCCAAGTACACGCGGCACGAGTCGTTCGACGAGATGAAGCACGCCGAGGTGCTCACCGACCGCATCCTGTTCCTGGAGGCGCTGCCAAACTACCAGCGGCTGTTCCATGTGCGGGTGGGACAGACCGTCCGGGAGATGTTCGAGGCGGACCGGGAGGTCGAGGTGGAGGCGATCGACCGGCTCAGGCGCGGGATCAAGGTGATGCGCGAGAAGGGCGACATCACGTCCGCGAACATCTTCGAGGACATCCTCGCCGACGAGGAGCACCACATCGACTACCTGGACACCCAGCTGGAGCTGGTGGAGAAGCTCGGTGAGGCGCTCTACATCGCGCAGCTGATCGAGCAGCCGGAGAGCTAG
- a CDS encoding (2Fe-2S)-binding protein: MYVCSCFGVTEAQVKKHAEDGACTPRQIASQCKAGTDCGSCVRRIQSILGRGACPRRELADQGRPVLAELDKTGPDETRLDEAA; the protein is encoded by the coding sequence GTGTACGTGTGCAGCTGCTTCGGCGTGACCGAGGCGCAGGTCAAGAAGCACGCGGAGGACGGCGCGTGCACCCCGCGCCAGATCGCCTCGCAGTGCAAGGCGGGTACCGACTGCGGTTCGTGCGTACGGCGCATCCAGTCGATCCTCGGCCGTGGCGCATGCCCGCGCCGTGAGCTGGCCGACCAGGGCAGGCCGGTCCTGGCCGAGCTGGACAAGACCGGGCCGGACGAGACCCGGCTGGACGAGGCCGCCTAG
- a CDS encoding class II 3-deoxy-7-phosphoheptulonate synthase: MTVNAKTSASAGNTWRDLPAAQQPEYPDAEALRAVIADLESYPPLVFAGECDQLRARLAAVAKGEAFLLQGGDCAEAFDAVSADHIRNKLKTLLQMGAVLTYAASVPVVKVGRIAGQYSKPRSKPTETRDGVTLPTYRGDSVNGFDFTEASRVPDPERLKRMYHASASTLNLVRAFTTGGYADLRQVHAWNQDFVRSSPSGQRYEQLAREIDNALNFMHACGADPEEFKTVEFYSSHEALLLAYESALTRVDSRTGKLYDVSGHMVWIGERTRQLDHAHIEFASKISNPLGIKLGPSTTAEEALQYIDRLDPEREPGRLTFIVRMGADKIRDKLPELVEKVTASGAAVAWVTDPMHGNTFEAASGHKTRRFDDVLDEVKGFFEVHKALGTHPGGIHVELTGDDVTECVGGGDEIFVDDLHQRYETACDPRLNRSQSLDLAFLVAEMYRDQ; this comes from the coding sequence GTGACCGTGAACGCTAAGACCAGCGCGAGCGCTGGCAACACCTGGCGAGACCTGCCCGCGGCGCAGCAGCCCGAGTACCCCGACGCCGAGGCTCTGCGCGCAGTGATCGCGGACCTCGAGTCGTATCCGCCGCTCGTCTTCGCGGGCGAGTGCGACCAGCTGCGCGCCCGGTTGGCTGCTGTCGCCAAGGGAGAGGCGTTCCTCCTCCAGGGCGGCGACTGTGCCGAGGCCTTCGACGCGGTGTCCGCCGACCACATCCGCAACAAGCTCAAGACGCTGCTCCAGATGGGCGCCGTGCTGACGTACGCCGCCTCGGTGCCCGTGGTGAAGGTCGGCCGTATCGCCGGCCAGTACTCCAAGCCGCGCTCCAAGCCGACCGAGACCCGCGACGGCGTGACCCTGCCGACGTACCGCGGCGACTCCGTCAACGGCTTCGACTTCACCGAGGCGAGCCGCGTCCCGGACCCCGAGCGGCTGAAGCGGATGTACCACGCGTCCGCCTCGACGCTGAACCTGGTGCGCGCCTTCACCACCGGCGGTTACGCGGACCTGCGCCAGGTGCACGCCTGGAACCAGGACTTCGTGCGCTCGTCCCCGTCCGGCCAGCGCTACGAGCAGCTGGCCCGCGAGATCGACAACGCGCTGAACTTCATGCACGCCTGCGGGGCCGACCCGGAGGAGTTCAAGACCGTCGAGTTCTACTCCTCGCACGAGGCGCTGCTGCTGGCCTACGAGTCCGCCCTGACCAGGGTCGACTCCCGCACCGGCAAGCTGTACGACGTCTCCGGGCACATGGTGTGGATCGGTGAGCGCACCCGGCAGCTGGACCACGCGCACATCGAGTTCGCCTCGAAGATCAGCAACCCGCTCGGCATCAAGCTCGGCCCGAGCACCACGGCCGAGGAGGCGCTGCAGTACATCGACCGCCTCGACCCCGAGCGCGAGCCGGGCCGGCTGACCTTCATCGTCCGCATGGGCGCCGACAAGATCCGCGACAAGCTCCCCGAGCTGGTCGAGAAGGTCACGGCGTCCGGTGCCGCGGTGGCCTGGGTGACGGACCCGATGCACGGCAACACCTTCGAGGCGGCCTCCGGCCACAAGACCCGCCGCTTCGACGACGTGCTCGACGAGGTCAAGGGCTTCTTCGAGGTCCACAAGGCGCTGGGCACCCACCCGGGCGGCATCCACGTCGAGCTCACCGGCGACGATGTCACCGAGTGCGTGGGCGGCGGCGACGAGATCTTCGTCGACGACCTGCACCAGCGCTACGAGACGGCCTGCGACCCGCGCCTGAACCGCAGCCAGTCGCTCGACCTGGCGTTCCTCGTCGCCGAGATGTACCGGGACCAGTGA
- a CDS encoding trp operon leader peptide, with translation MFALSTQNWWWTAHPAAH, from the coding sequence ATGTTCGCGCTTTCGACCCAGAACTGGTGGTGGACCGCTCATCCGGCGGCCCACTGA
- a CDS encoding anthranilate synthase family protein, which produces MNLLDLLSDSRPFALLRRRTPGHDENTVEVFLGPVTTCERLADLPDEGLALVPFRQIRERGFDVRDDGTPLTVLIPEETGTVPLADALAQLPAHDVRVEGGGFDVGDEEYGEIVGRVLRDEIGRGEGANFVIRRTYEGEIPGFARADALALFRRLLEGERGAYWTFVVHTGDQKGPEGPSPEGRRRETGGRTLVGASPEVHVRMSGGTVVMNPISGTYRYPEGGPTPEHLLDFLADGKEIEELSMVVDEELKMMCTVGDMGGVVIGPRLKEMAHLAHTEYELRGKSSLDVREVLKETMFAATVTGSPVQNACRVIERHEVGGRGYYAGALALIGRDSGGAQTLDSPILIRTADIDAAGRLRVPVGATLVRGSDPAGEVAETHAKAAGVLAALGVRPSRPRGEHTRPRLADDAQVRAALDGRRASLAPFWLRMQERSEALDGHALVVDGEDTFTAMLAHVLRSSGLTVTVRRYDEPGLRETVLAHEGPVVLGPGPGDPADLADPKMRFLRELTAEVILPQALGSARAGGTPIHRYGVLGVCLGHELIAAELGLEIVRKEVPYQGAQTTVDLFGRQETVGFYNSFVARCDEESLLELTAHGVELSRAANGEVHALRGPGFGGVQFHPESVLTLNGATIVRELIDRVRGTSACAERGPVL; this is translated from the coding sequence ATGAACCTGCTGGACCTGCTGTCCGACTCACGTCCCTTCGCCCTGCTCCGCCGCCGCACCCCGGGCCACGACGAGAACACCGTGGAGGTGTTCCTGGGCCCCGTCACCACGTGCGAGCGGCTCGCGGACCTGCCCGACGAGGGCCTCGCGCTCGTCCCCTTCCGGCAGATCCGCGAACGCGGCTTCGACGTCCGGGACGACGGCACACCGCTGACCGTGCTGATCCCCGAGGAGACCGGCACCGTGCCCCTGGCCGACGCGCTGGCGCAGCTGCCCGCGCACGACGTGCGGGTCGAGGGCGGGGGCTTCGACGTCGGCGACGAGGAGTACGGCGAGATCGTCGGCCGGGTGCTGCGCGACGAGATCGGGCGGGGCGAGGGCGCGAACTTCGTCATCCGGCGGACGTACGAGGGTGAGATCCCGGGGTTCGCACGCGCGGACGCCCTCGCGCTGTTCCGGCGGCTGCTGGAGGGCGAGCGGGGCGCGTACTGGACCTTCGTTGTTCACACCGGAGATCAAAAGGGGCCCGAAGGGCCTTCCCCGGAAGGGCGGCGGAGGGAGACGGGTGGGCGCACGCTGGTCGGGGCGAGCCCGGAGGTGCACGTCCGGATGTCCGGGGGCACCGTCGTCATGAACCCGATCAGCGGCACGTACCGCTACCCGGAAGGCGGCCCGACGCCCGAGCACCTGCTGGACTTCCTCGCCGACGGCAAGGAGATCGAGGAGCTGTCGATGGTGGTCGACGAGGAGCTCAAGATGATGTGCACGGTCGGCGACATGGGCGGGGTGGTGATCGGCCCGCGGCTGAAGGAGATGGCGCACCTCGCGCACACCGAGTACGAGCTGCGCGGCAAGTCCTCCCTGGACGTGCGGGAGGTCCTGAAGGAGACCATGTTCGCCGCCACGGTCACCGGCTCGCCGGTGCAGAACGCGTGCCGGGTCATCGAGCGGCACGAGGTCGGGGGCCGCGGCTACTACGCGGGCGCGCTGGCCCTGATCGGCCGTGACTCGGGCGGCGCCCAGACGCTGGACTCCCCGATCCTCATCCGCACCGCGGACATCGACGCGGCGGGGCGGCTGCGCGTCCCGGTCGGCGCCACTCTGGTCCGCGGGTCGGACCCGGCGGGCGAGGTGGCGGAGACCCACGCCAAGGCGGCGGGGGTCCTGGCGGCTCTCGGTGTACGGCCCTCCCGCCCCCGCGGGGAGCACACGCGCCCCAGGCTGGCCGACGACGCCCAGGTGCGGGCTGCACTGGACGGGCGCCGGGCCTCGCTCGCGCCGTTCTGGCTGCGGATGCAGGAGCGCTCCGAGGCCCTGGATGGTCACGCGCTCGTCGTCGACGGGGAGGACACCTTCACGGCGATGCTCGCGCACGTGCTGCGGTCGAGTGGACTGACGGTGACCGTCCGGCGCTACGACGAGCCGGGGCTGCGGGAGACGGTGCTCGCCCACGAGGGCCCGGTCGTGCTGGGCCCCGGGCCCGGCGATCCCGCGGACCTCGCCGACCCGAAGATGCGCTTCCTGCGCGAGCTCACCGCCGAGGTGATCCTCCCCCAAGCTCTCGGCTCCGCTCGAGCAGGGGGGACCCCCATCCACCGGTACGGCGTCCTCGGCGTCTGCCTCGGGCACGAACTGATCGCGGCCGAGCTGGGCCTGGAGATCGTACGCAAGGAGGTGCCGTACCAGGGGGCGCAGACGACGGTCGACCTGTTCGGGCGGCAGGAGACCGTCGGCTTCTACAACAGCTTCGTGGCCCGCTGCGACGAGGAGTCCCTCCTGGAGCTGACGGCACACGGCGTCGAGCTGAGCCGCGCCGCGAACGGTGAGGTGCACGCGCTGCGGGGGCCCGGGTTCGGCGGGGTGCAGTTCCACCCCGAGTCGGTCCTCACCCTGAACGGGGCGACGATCGTACGGGAACTGATCGACCGGGTGCGTGGGACGAGTGCGTGCGCCGAGCGGGGGCCCGTGCTGTAG
- a CDS encoding 6-phosphofructokinase, giving the protein MRVGVLTGGGDCPGLNAVIRAIVRKGVQEYGYDFVGFRDGWRGPLEGDAVRLDIPAVRGILPRGGTVLGSSRTNPLKLENGIRRIKDNLAKHEIGALVTIGGEDTLGVAARLSDEYGVPCVGVPKTIDNDLSATDYTFGFDTAVGIATEAIDRLHTTAESHMRVLVCEVMGRHAGWIALHSGLAGGANVILIPEQRFDLDQVCAWITSRFKASYAPIVVVAEGAMPKDGDMVLKDESLDSFGHVRLSGVGEWLAKQIEKRTGKEARTTVLGHIQRGGTPSAFDRWLATRFGLHAIDAVRAGDFGKMVALRGTDIVRVPIAEATARLKTVDPKLYEEAGVFFG; this is encoded by the coding sequence ATGCGGGTCGGAGTACTGACCGGAGGCGGCGACTGCCCGGGGCTCAACGCCGTCATCCGGGCCATCGTGCGCAAGGGCGTGCAGGAGTACGGCTATGACTTCGTCGGCTTCCGGGACGGCTGGCGGGGACCCCTCGAAGGCGACGCCGTCCGCCTCGACATTCCGGCCGTGCGCGGCATCCTGCCCCGCGGCGGGACGGTCCTCGGCTCCTCGCGGACCAATCCGCTCAAGCTGGAGAACGGCATCCGCCGGATCAAGGACAACCTCGCCAAGCACGAGATCGGGGCGCTCGTCACGATCGGCGGCGAGGACACCCTGGGCGTGGCCGCGCGGCTGTCCGACGAGTACGGCGTGCCCTGTGTCGGCGTGCCGAAGACGATCGACAACGACCTCTCCGCCACCGACTACACCTTCGGCTTCGACACCGCCGTCGGCATCGCCACGGAGGCCATCGACCGGCTGCACACCACCGCCGAGTCTCATATGCGGGTCCTGGTCTGCGAGGTGATGGGCCGTCACGCCGGCTGGATCGCCCTGCACTCCGGGCTCGCGGGCGGCGCGAACGTCATCCTCATCCCCGAGCAGCGCTTCGACCTCGACCAGGTGTGTGCCTGGATCACCTCACGCTTCAAGGCGTCCTACGCCCCGATCGTGGTCGTCGCCGAGGGCGCCATGCCGAAGGACGGCGACATGGTGCTCAAGGACGAGTCGCTGGACTCCTTCGGGCACGTGCGGCTCTCCGGTGTCGGCGAGTGGCTGGCCAAGCAGATCGAGAAGCGCACCGGCAAGGAGGCGCGGACCACCGTCCTCGGGCACATCCAGCGCGGCGGCACCCCGAGCGCCTTCGACCGCTGGCTCGCCACCCGCTTCGGGCTGCACGCCATCGACGCGGTCCGCGCCGGCGACTTCGGCAAGATGGTCGCGCTGCGCGGCACCGACATCGTCCGCGTCCCGATCGCCGAGGCCACGGCCAGGCTCAAGACCGTGGACCCGAAGCTGTACGAGGAAGCCGGCGTGTTCTTCGGCTGA
- a CDS encoding response regulator produces MTQRQGPIKVMVVDDHPMWRDAVARDLTESGFEVVATAGDGEQAVRRARAAAPDVLVLDLNLPAKPGVQVCKELVGANPALRVLVLSASGEHADVLEAVKSGATGYLLKSASTEELLDAVRRTAVGDPVFTPGLAGLVLGEYRRLASEPAPAADADEPGAPRLTERETEVLRLVAKGLSYKQIAERLVISHRTVQNHVQNTLGKLQLHNRVELVRYAIERGLDDD; encoded by the coding sequence ATGACGCAGCGGCAGGGTCCGATCAAGGTGATGGTGGTCGACGACCACCCCATGTGGCGCGACGCGGTCGCCCGCGACCTGACCGAGTCCGGCTTCGAGGTGGTCGCCACCGCCGGGGACGGCGAGCAGGCGGTGCGCCGCGCGAGGGCCGCGGCGCCGGACGTCCTCGTCCTGGACCTCAACCTGCCCGCCAAGCCCGGCGTCCAGGTCTGCAAGGAACTCGTCGGCGCCAACCCCGCGTTGCGCGTCCTGGTGCTCTCGGCGAGCGGCGAGCACGCCGACGTCCTGGAGGCCGTGAAGTCGGGCGCGACCGGATACCTCCTCAAGTCGGCCTCCACCGAGGAACTGCTGGACGCCGTGCGCCGTACGGCCGTCGGCGACCCGGTGTTCACGCCCGGCCTCGCCGGTCTGGTCCTCGGCGAGTACCGCCGGCTGGCCTCCGAGCCCGCGCCCGCCGCCGACGCCGACGAGCCGGGGGCGCCCCGGCTGACCGAGCGCGAGACCGAGGTGCTGCGGCTGGTCGCCAAGGGCCTGAGCTACAAGCAGATCGCCGAACGCCTGGTCATCTCCCACCGCACGGTCCAGAACCACGTCCAGAACACCCTCGGCAAGCTCCAGTTGCACAACCGGGTCGAGCTGGTGCGGTACGCGATAGAGCGCGGGCTCGACGACGACTGA
- the macS gene encoding MacS family sensor histidine kinase, translated as MPKREKVMRMSVELPLWRALAGYRVLTMLYAVGLFASAYHDYDRPALAIAYYGLLCAWTLATLPRVRNAAACTKRFLAVDLAIALTGIVLTPWVVTGHHIHRGGPTLPSIWTAGSVLAFAIKGGWRWAAFASTPVAVANLIERGRPARDTVHNVILVWVASIAIGYVVEVARASERTLARALEIEAATRERERLARDIHDGVLQVLAMVQRRGAVIGGEAAELGRMAGEQEVALRALVSGGLVPVPRVSYDAAEGAVVRAVDEPDDTAGPVDLRTLLVPYAGARVGFAEPGAPVPLAPGAARELAAAVGAALDNVRRHAGPDARAWILVEDEPGEVVVTVRDDGPGIPEGRLAQAEGEGRLGVAQSIRGRLRDLGGSAELVSTPGQGTEVELKVPKAPKDPKAPKDPKDPDVSRGKAEKR; from the coding sequence GTGCCGAAGCGCGAGAAGGTCATGAGGATGTCGGTCGAGCTGCCGCTGTGGCGCGCGCTCGCCGGCTACCGGGTCCTGACGATGCTGTACGCGGTCGGCCTGTTCGCCTCCGCGTACCACGACTACGACCGCCCCGCCCTCGCCATCGCCTACTACGGCCTGCTGTGCGCCTGGACGCTCGCCACGCTGCCCCGGGTGCGCAACGCGGCGGCCTGCACCAAGCGCTTCCTCGCCGTCGACCTCGCGATCGCGCTCACCGGCATCGTCCTCACCCCGTGGGTCGTCACCGGCCACCACATCCACCGCGGTGGCCCCACCCTGCCGTCGATCTGGACGGCCGGCTCGGTCCTCGCCTTCGCCATCAAGGGCGGCTGGCGCTGGGCCGCGTTCGCCTCCACGCCCGTCGCCGTCGCCAACCTCATCGAGCGCGGCCGGCCGGCCCGCGACACCGTCCACAACGTGATCCTCGTCTGGGTCGCCTCCATCGCCATCGGATACGTCGTCGAGGTCGCCCGGGCCTCCGAGCGTACCCTCGCCCGCGCCCTGGAGATCGAGGCCGCCACCCGGGAGCGGGAGCGGCTGGCCCGTGACATCCACGACGGCGTGCTGCAGGTGCTGGCGATGGTGCAGCGGCGCGGCGCGGTCATCGGCGGGGAGGCGGCCGAGCTGGGCCGGATGGCGGGGGAGCAGGAGGTGGCGCTGCGTGCGCTCGTCTCCGGCGGCCTGGTGCCCGTCCCGCGCGTGTCGTACGACGCCGCCGAGGGGGCGGTCGTACGGGCCGTGGACGAACCCGACGACACCGCGGGGCCGGTCGACCTGCGCACCCTGCTCGTCCCGTACGCCGGTGCCCGGGTCGGCTTCGCCGAGCCCGGCGCCCCGGTGCCGCTGGCGCCCGGTGCGGCCAGGGAACTGGCGGCCGCCGTCGGCGCGGCCCTGGACAATGTGCGCAGGCACGCGGGTCCGGACGCGCGGGCCTGGATCCTCGTCGAGGACGAGCCGGGCGAGGTCGTGGTGACCGTCCGGGACGACGGGCCCGGCATCCCCGAGGGGCGGCTCGCGCAGGCCGAGGGCGAGGGGCGGCTCGGGGTCGCCCAGTCGATCCGGGGGCGGCTGCGCGATCTGGGCGGCAGCGCCGAACTGGTCTCGACTCCGGGGCAGGGCACGGAAGTCGAGCTGAAGGTACCCAAGGCCCCCAAGGATCCGAAGGCCCCGAAAGACCCGAAGGACCCGGACGTCTCCCGGGGGAAGGCGGAGAAGCGATGA
- a CDS encoding lysophospholipid acyltransferase family protein, whose translation MYGTMKVAIGGPLKVAFRPWVEGLENIPAEGAAILASNHLSFSDSFFLPAVLDRKVTFIAKAEYFTTPGVKGRLTAAFFKGVGQLPVDRSGARGAGEAAIKSGIEVLERGELFGIYPEGTRSPDGRLYRGKPGGLARVALATGAPVIPVAMIDTEKIQPPGKVVPKLMRPGIRIGKPIDFTRYQGMEHDRFVLRAVTDEVMYEIMKLSGQEYVDIYATAAKRQIAEAAKASKEAEKAEKKNAES comes from the coding sequence TTGTACGGCACGATGAAGGTCGCCATCGGGGGACCGCTGAAGGTCGCCTTCAGACCCTGGGTGGAAGGCCTGGAGAACATTCCCGCCGAGGGCGCCGCCATCCTGGCGAGCAACCACCTCTCGTTCTCGGACTCGTTCTTCCTGCCCGCGGTCCTCGACCGCAAGGTCACCTTCATCGCGAAGGCGGAGTACTTCACGACGCCCGGGGTGAAGGGTCGGCTGACGGCGGCCTTCTTCAAGGGCGTCGGCCAGCTTCCGGTGGACCGCTCCGGCGCGCGTGGCGCGGGCGAGGCGGCGATCAAGAGCGGCATAGAGGTCCTGGAGCGCGGTGAGCTGTTCGGCATCTACCCGGAGGGCACGCGCTCGCCCGACGGCCGCCTCTACCGCGGCAAGCCCGGCGGCCTCGCCCGCGTGGCCCTCGCCACCGGCGCGCCCGTCATCCCCGTGGCGATGATCGACACCGAGAAGATCCAGCCGCCCGGGAAGGTCGTCCCGAAGCTGATGCGGCCCGGCATCCGCATCGGCAAGCCGATCGACTTCACCCGCTACCAGGGCATGGAGCACGACCGTTTCGTGCTCCGCGCGGTGACCGACGAGGTCATGTACGAGATCATGAAGCTCTCCGGCCAGGAGTACGTCGACATCTACGCGACCGCAGCCAAGCGGCAGATCGCGGAGGCGGCGAAGGCCTCGAAGGAAGCCGAGAAGGCGGAGAAGAAGAACGCGGAGTCCTAG
- a CDS encoding alpha/beta hydrolase: MPVLPGAEPYRHEGGEVGVLLCHGFTGSPQSLRPWADHHAARGLTVSLPLLPGHGTHWEDLQLTGWQDWYAEVDRELRVLRERCARVFVAGLSMGGALALRLAAKHGEGVDGVVVVNPANKVHGLSAYALPVARHLVRTTKGIASDIAKAGAAETGYDRVPLHAAHSLRSYFRLLDGELPQVTQPLLLLHSAQDHVVPPADSARILSRVSSLDVTEVVLEQSYHVATLDHDADRIFEESLAFIGRLAPSVGKEGTASVG; the protein is encoded by the coding sequence GTGCCGGTTCTCCCCGGAGCCGAGCCGTACCGCCACGAGGGCGGGGAGGTTGGTGTTCTCCTCTGCCACGGCTTCACCGGCTCGCCCCAGTCACTGCGCCCCTGGGCGGATCATCATGCCGCGCGGGGCCTGACCGTGTCGCTGCCGCTGCTGCCCGGCCACGGCACGCACTGGGAGGACTTGCAGCTCACGGGCTGGCAGGACTGGTACGCGGAGGTGGACCGCGAGCTGCGCGTGCTGCGCGAGCGCTGCGCGCGGGTGTTCGTGGCCGGCCTGTCGATGGGCGGCGCGCTCGCCCTGCGGCTGGCCGCGAAGCACGGGGAAGGGGTCGACGGCGTGGTGGTCGTCAACCCGGCGAACAAGGTGCACGGCCTGTCCGCGTACGCCCTTCCGGTGGCCCGGCACCTCGTGCGGACGACGAAGGGCATCGCCAGCGACATCGCGAAGGCGGGCGCCGCGGAGACGGGCTACGACCGGGTGCCGCTGCACGCGGCCCATTCCCTGCGCAGCTACTTCCGGCTGCTGGACGGCGAGCTCCCGCAGGTGACCCAGCCGCTGCTGCTCCTGCACAGCGCCCAGGACCATGTGGTGCCGCCGGCCGACTCGGCCCGCATCCTGAGCCGGGTGTCCTCCCTGGACGTAACGGAGGTCGTGCTGGAACAGAGTTACCACGTGGCGACGTTGGACCACGATGCGGACCGGATCTTCGAGGAGAGCCTCGCCTTCATCGGCCGGCTCGCACCCAGTGTCGGCAAAGAAGGGACGGCCTCAGTTGGCTGA
- a CDS encoding endonuclease/exonuclease/phosphatase family protein — protein MAPLPNSRTEPDGSAVIRVLSYNIRSMRDDNVALARVITACAPDLVLVQEAPRFFRWRKKLARLAAASGQVILTGGATAAGPAILCGLRATVERTQDVLLPLTPGLHRRGFATAVVKFGGTRLGVLSCHLSLQQDERHEQAGMLLDRLAGLGVEHAVAGGDLNERPDGRTFRRLAEGLRDCWATAPWGGEYTSTPTDPHQRIDAIFATQGIEVLGCGVPLDHPGVTRADLRAATDHLPVLAALRIPSA, from the coding sequence ATGGCGCCGCTCCCCAACTCCCGCACGGAGCCAGACGGTTCCGCGGTCATCCGCGTCCTCAGCTACAACATCCGCTCGATGAGGGACGACAACGTCGCCCTCGCCCGTGTGATCACCGCCTGCGCCCCCGACCTGGTCCTCGTCCAGGAAGCCCCCCGTTTCTTCCGCTGGCGCAAGAAACTGGCCCGGCTCGCGGCCGCGTCCGGGCAGGTGATCCTCACCGGGGGCGCCACCGCGGCGGGACCGGCGATCCTGTGCGGCCTGCGGGCCACCGTCGAGCGGACGCAGGACGTACTGCTCCCGCTCACGCCGGGACTGCACAGACGGGGCTTCGCCACCGCCGTGGTGAAGTTCGGCGGCACCCGCCTCGGCGTCCTGAGCTGCCATCTCAGCCTGCAGCAGGACGAGCGCCACGAGCAGGCCGGCATGCTCCTCGACCGGCTGGCCGGCCTGGGCGTGGAGCACGCCGTCGCGGGCGGCGACCTCAATGAACGCCCCGACGGCCGCACCTTCCGGCGCCTGGCCGAGGGACTGCGGGACTGCTGGGCCACCGCGCCCTGGGGCGGCGAGTACACCTCCACCCCCACCGACCCCCACCAGCGCATCGACGCGATCTTCGCCACCCAGGGCATCGAGGTCCTCGGCTGCGGGGTGCCCCTCGATCACCCCGGAGTGACCCGGGCAGACCTGAGGGCGGCCACGGACCACCTTCCGGTCCTGGCCGCTCTCAGGATCCCGTCGGCGTAG